One Kribbella sp. NBC_00662 genomic region harbors:
- the pgsA gene encoding phosphatidylinositol phosphate synthase, translated as MLNRFRQFWTKVITPIATLLLKLGVSADMVTLVGTIGVSAGALIFFPRGHLWLGVVVITCFVFSDLIDGHMARTSGTSSKWGSFLDSTLDRIADGAVYGGLVMFYANSRAGNSTLMAAVTLWALVMGAVTSYARAKAESLGLKASGGLAERADRLVFTLILAFFSDVFNLPILLEIVIWYVAAASTITVVQRSLSVRKQVLADPANAGLDTPPPPPAEPKND; from the coding sequence ATGCTTAACAGATTCCGGCAGTTCTGGACCAAGGTGATCACGCCGATCGCCACCCTCCTGCTCAAGCTCGGCGTGAGCGCCGACATGGTCACGCTGGTGGGCACCATCGGTGTGTCCGCCGGAGCGCTGATCTTCTTCCCGCGCGGCCACCTGTGGCTGGGCGTGGTCGTGATCACCTGTTTCGTGTTCTCCGACCTGATCGACGGCCACATGGCCCGGACCTCGGGTACGTCGTCGAAGTGGGGCTCGTTCCTCGACTCGACGCTGGACCGGATCGCCGACGGCGCGGTCTACGGCGGCCTGGTGATGTTCTACGCCAACTCGCGCGCGGGCAACTCGACCCTGATGGCGGCGGTGACGCTGTGGGCGCTGGTGATGGGCGCGGTCACGTCGTACGCGCGGGCCAAGGCGGAGAGCCTCGGTCTGAAGGCGAGCGGCGGCCTGGCCGAGCGCGCCGACCGGCTGGTGTTCACGCTGATCCTGGCGTTCTTCTCCGACGTGTTCAACCTGCCGATCCTGCTCGAGATCGTGATCTGGTACGTCGCCGCGGCGAGCACGATCACCGTCGTACAGCGCTCGCTCTCGGTCCGTAAGCAGGTCCTGGCCGACCCGGCGAACGCAGGCCTGGACACCCCGCCGCCACCCCCGGCGGAGCCCAAGAACGACTGA
- a CDS encoding phosphatidylinositol mannoside acyltransferase, giving the protein MDGLQQRAVDLAFALAWTLVRRLPERTVSWLFRLAADRTVRRNGRGVRRLRGNLAVVRPEATEAELDALVLAGMRSYLRYWQETFRLPEWSDEEIVDSVRTVNEKLLRDAHAAGRGVICALPHLANYDHAGAWAGLTGMPVSTVAERLKPESLFDRFIAYRKKLGMEVLPLTGGDDDVTAVLADRLRAGGFVCLVADRDLSDRGIPVTFFGRASRMPVGPAALSLKTGAPLIPATLHYEGPDLVITFHDAIEPDGGAAAMTQRCADAFAIGIAAHPQDWHMLQRIFLN; this is encoded by the coding sequence ATGGACGGTCTGCAACAACGGGCGGTTGATCTGGCGTTCGCGCTCGCCTGGACCCTGGTACGACGCCTGCCCGAACGCACCGTCAGCTGGCTGTTCCGGCTGGCCGCCGACCGCACGGTCCGCCGCAACGGCCGGGGCGTACGGCGTCTGCGCGGCAACCTGGCCGTCGTACGCCCGGAGGCGACCGAGGCCGAGCTCGACGCGCTCGTCCTCGCCGGAATGCGTTCGTACCTGCGCTACTGGCAGGAGACGTTCCGCCTGCCGGAGTGGTCGGACGAGGAGATCGTCGACAGCGTCCGCACGGTCAACGAGAAGCTGCTCCGCGACGCCCACGCGGCCGGCCGCGGGGTCATCTGCGCCCTCCCGCACCTGGCGAACTACGACCACGCCGGCGCTTGGGCAGGGCTGACCGGGATGCCGGTGTCGACCGTCGCCGAGCGACTCAAGCCGGAGTCGTTGTTCGACCGCTTCATCGCCTACCGCAAGAAGCTGGGGATGGAGGTCCTGCCGCTGACCGGCGGTGACGACGACGTGACCGCCGTACTCGCGGACCGGCTGCGGGCCGGCGGCTTCGTCTGCCTGGTCGCCGATCGGGACCTGTCCGACCGCGGCATCCCGGTCACGTTCTTCGGCCGCGCGTCACGGATGCCCGTCGGTCCGGCCGCGCTCAGCCTGAAGACCGGCGCCCCGCTGATCCCGGCGACGCTGCACTACGAGGGCCCGGACCTGGTCATCACGTTCCACGACGCGATCGAGCCCGACGGCGGCGCGGCCGCGATGACCCAGCGCTGCGCGGACGCCTTCGCGATCGGCATCGCGGCGCACCCCCAGGACTGGCACATGCTGCAGCGGATTTTCCTGAACTAG
- a CDS encoding glycosyltransferase family 4 protein: protein MRIGVVCPYSLGTPGGVQNHVRDLAEALLPLGHEISVLAPVDDFDTAPPYVVSSGRAVGVPYNGSVARVTFGPRTAARVKGWLADGDFDVVHVHEPTTPSASIIALWSADGPFVATFHTWQVRSRAMSVASSLLRPALEKIDARIAVSENARSMMVQHVGGEAVVIPNGLYTARFKGSPRPEWMGPDGTISFLGRLDEPRKGLAVLLDAVPLLLAERPHLKVLVAGSGQADEARRSLPPRYRENVLFLGAIDDEARADMLAGSDLYVAPHLGGESFGIVLLEAMAAGAPVLASDLPAFRQVLDGGRLGELFDPGNSSDLASRALRLLRDPHEREHLRSAGLVAVPQYDWSVLLPELLSVYELVAR from the coding sequence GTGAGGATCGGCGTGGTGTGCCCGTACTCGCTGGGCACCCCCGGCGGAGTGCAGAACCATGTCCGCGATCTCGCCGAGGCGCTGCTCCCGCTCGGCCACGAGATCTCGGTCCTGGCACCGGTCGACGACTTCGACACGGCCCCGCCGTACGTCGTCTCGTCGGGCCGCGCGGTCGGCGTGCCGTACAACGGGTCCGTGGCGCGGGTGACCTTCGGCCCGCGGACGGCCGCGCGGGTGAAGGGCTGGCTGGCGGACGGGGACTTCGACGTGGTCCACGTGCACGAGCCGACCACGCCGAGTGCGTCGATCATCGCGCTCTGGTCGGCCGACGGCCCGTTCGTCGCGACGTTCCACACCTGGCAGGTCCGGTCCCGGGCGATGAGCGTGGCCTCGAGCCTGCTCCGGCCCGCGCTGGAGAAGATCGACGCCCGGATCGCCGTGTCCGAGAACGCGCGCTCGATGATGGTCCAGCACGTCGGCGGCGAGGCGGTCGTGATCCCGAACGGTCTCTACACCGCGCGGTTCAAGGGCAGCCCGCGCCCGGAGTGGATGGGCCCGGACGGCACGATCAGCTTCCTGGGGCGCTTGGACGAGCCGCGCAAGGGCCTCGCCGTACTGCTGGACGCCGTACCGCTGCTGCTTGCCGAGCGCCCGCACCTGAAGGTGCTCGTGGCCGGATCGGGACAGGCGGACGAGGCACGGCGCTCACTCCCGCCGCGGTACCGGGAGAACGTCTTGTTTCTGGGCGCGATCGACGACGAGGCCCGGGCCGACATGCTGGCCGGCTCGGACCTGTACGTCGCGCCGCACCTCGGCGGCGAGTCGTTCGGCATCGTCCTGCTCGAGGCGATGGCCGCCGGCGCACCGGTGCTGGCGAGCGACTTGCCGGCGTTCCGTCAGGTCCTGGACGGCGGGCGTCTGGGCGAGCTCTTCGACCCCGGCAACTCCTCCGACCTGGCTTCCCGCGCCCTGCGCCTGCTCCGCGACCCGCACGAACGCGAACACCTCCGCTCCGCGGGCCTGGTCGCCGTACCGCAGTACGACTGGTCGGTCCTGCTCCCGGAGCTCCTGTCCGTCTACGAACTGGTGGCTAGGTGA
- a CDS encoding HIT family protein has protein sequence MSENCIFCGIVAGTIPSTQVASDDRAIAFMDINPATRGHLLVIPRTHSTDLREASAEDLTAATLLAQSLVGRVIERLDADGANLLSCIGADAWQSVFHTHLHVIPRYKDDPLQLPWHPTAGDLEEINATAAKLT, from the coding sequence ATGAGCGAGAACTGCATCTTCTGCGGGATCGTGGCCGGAACCATCCCGTCGACGCAGGTGGCGTCCGACGACCGCGCGATCGCGTTCATGGACATCAACCCGGCGACCCGCGGCCACCTGCTGGTGATCCCGCGGACCCACTCCACCGACCTGCGCGAGGCGTCCGCCGAAGACCTCACCGCGGCGACCCTGCTCGCCCAGTCGCTCGTCGGCCGGGTGATCGAGCGCCTCGACGCCGACGGCGCCAACCTGCTCAGCTGCATCGGCGCCGACGCGTGGCAGTCGGTCTTCCACACCCACCTGCACGTCATCCCCCGGTACAAGGACGACCCTCTTCAGCTCCCCTGGCACCCGACCGCCGGAGACCTGGAGGAGATCAACGCCACCGCGGCGAAGCTCACCTAG
- a CDS encoding tetratricopeptide repeat protein, whose translation MNDPSEARLQMAAHWLRIGHPQRTLDELQGLSGETALDYRAYLFRGAALHALDRNAEAVDVLRDGLALHGPFPALLHVLGSALRSEGRLPEAEAAFLQGLSLDPNDPDLLLGYARVCLTAGQADKAGALVERAASHAPESAAVSAARAQVAFALGKDRDMHRHSTEALAHDPEDPNARALHGTASMLTGDARSGYASLASAAASQPGDADLRAAARQAKLINHPLMLPLRPFSRVNPLVVWICVVAVIYGLRAVGLAPVSFAFAIIWLAFCVYSWVVPPLVRRWINRKWGS comes from the coding sequence GTGAACGACCCGAGTGAGGCGCGTCTGCAGATGGCCGCGCATTGGCTGCGGATCGGCCATCCCCAGCGGACGCTGGACGAGCTGCAGGGGCTGAGCGGCGAGACCGCCCTCGACTACCGCGCGTACCTGTTCCGCGGCGCCGCCCTGCACGCTCTCGACCGGAACGCCGAGGCTGTCGACGTACTGCGTGACGGCCTGGCGCTGCACGGCCCGTTCCCGGCGTTGCTGCACGTGCTCGGCTCGGCCCTGCGCTCGGAGGGCCGCCTGCCCGAGGCCGAGGCCGCGTTCCTCCAAGGCTTGAGCCTCGACCCGAACGACCCCGATCTCCTGCTCGGCTACGCGCGCGTCTGCCTGACCGCCGGCCAGGCCGACAAGGCCGGCGCACTGGTCGAGCGCGCCGCGTCGCATGCTCCGGAGAGCGCGGCCGTCTCGGCGGCTCGTGCGCAGGTGGCGTTCGCGCTCGGCAAGGACCGCGACATGCACCGCCACAGCACGGAGGCACTGGCACACGACCCCGAGGACCCGAACGCGCGAGCCCTGCACGGTACGGCGTCCATGCTCACCGGCGACGCGCGGTCCGGCTACGCGTCCCTCGCCTCCGCGGCCGCGTCCCAGCCGGGTGACGCGGACCTGCGTGCGGCCGCCCGCCAGGCGAAGCTGATCAACCATCCGCTGATGCTTCCGCTGCGTCCGTTCTCGCGGGTGAATCCGCTGGTCGTCTGGATCTGTGTCGTCGCGGTCATCTACGGTCTGCGTGCCGTCGGTCTCGCGCCGGTCTCCTTCGCGTTCGCCATCATCTGGCTGGCGTTCTGCGTGTACTCCTGGGTGGTCCCACCGCTGGTCCGCCGCTGGATCAACAGAAAGTGGGGTTCATGA
- a CDS encoding tetratricopeptide repeat protein, which yields MTGDRIDALRKAVEASPEDVMLRLLLAESLVAAGENEEALDQYVVLLDQHGLPDDQFVAVGELAAANGRLALLRNLLEAARQQGVVEGTGRLQQLVDGMIAERSGVRIKVGPEAEPDPLSTETTKETTTFDQVGGMEEIKRVIHRMVILPLSRPELYEKYGRKSGGGVMLYGPPGCGKTLLARATAGECGLPFINVRIEDVMDPYLGVSERNLHTAFERARANGPCVLFLDELDALAFARHKHGGSEARRLVDVLLQELDAIGSENDGLLVLAATNAPWDVDEAMLRPGRFDRVIFVPPPDEPARADILTVLTKDVPADGLDLKGLAAQTPMFSGADLRALIERGVDKVIDEALSTGGEPPLDMRHLTEALATVKPSTLDWLHRVRSYIEFANQSERYDDVAAYLKSRDVRRRLKP from the coding sequence ATGACCGGCGACCGGATCGACGCGCTGCGGAAGGCTGTCGAGGCGAGCCCGGAGGACGTCATGCTTCGGCTGTTGCTCGCCGAGTCGCTGGTCGCGGCGGGCGAGAACGAGGAGGCGCTCGACCAGTACGTCGTACTGCTCGATCAGCACGGGCTCCCGGACGACCAGTTCGTCGCGGTGGGTGAGCTGGCGGCTGCGAACGGGCGGCTCGCCCTCCTGCGGAACCTGCTCGAGGCGGCCCGTCAGCAAGGGGTCGTCGAGGGGACCGGCCGGCTGCAGCAGCTCGTCGACGGGATGATCGCCGAGCGCAGCGGCGTACGGATCAAGGTCGGTCCCGAGGCGGAGCCGGATCCGCTGAGCACCGAGACGACGAAGGAGACGACGACCTTCGACCAGGTCGGCGGGATGGAAGAGATCAAGCGGGTGATCCACCGGATGGTGATCCTCCCGCTGAGCCGGCCGGAGCTGTACGAGAAGTACGGGCGCAAGTCCGGCGGCGGCGTGATGCTGTACGGGCCGCCCGGATGCGGCAAGACGCTGCTGGCGCGGGCAACCGCGGGGGAGTGCGGTCTGCCGTTCATCAACGTCCGGATCGAAGACGTGATGGACCCGTACCTCGGGGTGTCCGAGCGCAATCTGCACACGGCGTTCGAGCGTGCCCGCGCGAACGGTCCGTGCGTGCTGTTCCTCGACGAGCTGGACGCGCTGGCGTTCGCACGGCACAAGCACGGTGGATCCGAGGCGCGGCGGCTGGTCGACGTACTGCTGCAGGAGCTGGACGCGATCGGCTCCGAGAACGACGGCCTGCTGGTGCTCGCCGCGACCAACGCGCCCTGGGACGTGGACGAGGCGATGCTGCGGCCGGGACGCTTCGACCGGGTGATCTTCGTACCGCCGCCGGACGAGCCGGCCCGCGCGGACATCCTGACCGTGCTGACGAAGGACGTCCCGGCCGACGGGCTCGACCTGAAGGGACTCGCCGCTCAGACGCCGATGTTCAGCGGCGCGGACCTGCGGGCGCTGATCGAGCGCGGCGTGGACAAGGTGATCGACGAGGCCCTCTCCACCGGTGGCGAGCCGCCGCTGGACATGCGCCATCTCACCGAGGCGCTGGCCACGGTGAAGCCGTCGACGCTCGACTGGCTGCACCGCGTCCGCTCGTACATCGAGTTCGCCAACCAGAGCGAGCGGTACGACGATGTGGCGGCGTACCTCAAATCCCGTGACGTACGCCGCCGCCTGAAGCCCTGA
- a CDS encoding elongation factor G-like protein EF-G2, with translation MADKTNASQGTGAAPAVDSPDAIRNVVLVGPSGSGKTTLVEALLVASGVLNRPGTVLDGTTVCDFDDAELRQQRSVGLSLASLPHDGVKVNLIDTPGYADFVGELRAGLRAADCALFVISASEGVDEPTKAVWQECAQVGMPRAVVITKLDHARANYQNALATAQDAFGDKVLPLYLPAGDGLIGLLSQSYFEYSGGKRSTSAPDPAYADEIEELRGTLIEGIIEESEDESLMNRYLEGEEIDQKVLIEDLERAVARGSFFPVVPVCSASGIGTFELLEVITSGFPSPPEHTIPDVFTPHGVARKGLTCDADGPLLAEVVKTTSDPYVGRVSLVRVFSGTIRPDTTVHVSGHFTSFFGEHNGASHGHEDHDEDERIGSLSFPLGKTQRPAGQVVAGDMCAIGRLTRAETGDTLSDKADPLLLRPWNMPEPLLPIAVEAHAKTDEDKLGVGLQRLAAEDPTLRIEQNPETHQIVLWCMGEAHSDVVLDALSSRYGVTVDTVELRVPLRETFLGPAKGHGRHVKQSGGHGQYAVCDIEVAPLPQGGGFEFVDKVVGGAVPRQFIPSVEKGVRAQMEKGVAAGYPMVDIRVTLLDGKSHSVDSSDMAFQMAGGLALREAAAASRVAMLEPVDLVSVLVPDDLVGAVMSDLSGRRGRLLGTDKVGDDKTLVKAEVPQVEITRYTIDLRSLSHGAATFSREFSRYEAMPDSVASKLK, from the coding sequence ATGGCAGACAAGACGAATGCTTCCCAAGGCACCGGAGCCGCGCCCGCTGTGGACAGCCCGGATGCCATCCGCAACGTGGTCCTGGTCGGCCCGTCGGGCTCCGGCAAGACCACCCTCGTCGAGGCCCTGCTGGTGGCCTCCGGAGTCCTGAACAGACCCGGCACCGTCCTGGACGGAACCACCGTGTGCGACTTCGACGACGCCGAGCTCCGGCAGCAGCGCTCGGTGGGTCTGTCGCTCGCCTCGCTGCCGCACGACGGCGTGAAGGTGAACCTGATCGACACTCCGGGGTACGCCGATTTCGTCGGCGAACTGCGCGCCGGCCTCCGCGCCGCGGACTGCGCGCTGTTCGTCATCTCGGCCAGTGAGGGCGTCGACGAGCCGACCAAGGCGGTCTGGCAGGAGTGCGCCCAGGTCGGGATGCCGCGAGCCGTCGTGATCACCAAGCTGGACCACGCCCGGGCCAATTACCAGAACGCGCTTGCCACCGCGCAGGACGCGTTCGGTGACAAGGTCCTCCCGCTCTATCTGCCCGCTGGTGACGGGCTGATCGGGCTGCTCTCCCAGTCGTACTTCGAGTATTCCGGGGGCAAGCGTTCGACCTCGGCGCCGGACCCGGCGTACGCGGACGAGATCGAGGAACTGCGCGGCACCCTGATCGAGGGGATCATCGAGGAGTCCGAGGACGAGTCGCTGATGAACCGGTACCTCGAAGGCGAGGAGATCGACCAGAAGGTGCTGATCGAGGACCTCGAGCGCGCGGTCGCCCGCGGCTCGTTCTTCCCGGTCGTCCCGGTCTGCAGCGCCTCCGGGATCGGCACGTTCGAGCTGCTCGAGGTGATCACCAGCGGATTCCCGTCGCCGCCCGAGCACACCATTCCGGACGTGTTCACCCCGCACGGCGTCGCCCGCAAGGGACTGACCTGCGACGCCGACGGCCCACTGCTGGCAGAGGTGGTGAAGACGACCTCGGACCCGTACGTCGGCAGGGTCAGCCTGGTGCGGGTGTTCTCCGGCACCATCAGGCCCGACACGACGGTTCACGTGTCGGGCCATTTCACGTCGTTCTTCGGTGAGCACAACGGTGCGTCCCATGGGCACGAGGACCACGACGAGGACGAGCGGATCGGGTCGCTGTCGTTCCCGCTCGGCAAGACCCAGCGGCCGGCGGGTCAGGTGGTCGCCGGCGACATGTGCGCGATCGGCCGGCTGACCCGGGCGGAGACCGGCGACACGCTGTCCGACAAGGCGGATCCGCTGCTGCTGAGGCCGTGGAACATGCCCGAGCCGTTGCTGCCGATCGCGGTCGAGGCGCATGCGAAGACCGACGAGGACAAGCTCGGCGTCGGGTTGCAGCGGCTGGCGGCCGAGGATCCGACGCTGCGGATCGAGCAGAACCCGGAGACCCACCAGATCGTGCTGTGGTGCATGGGCGAGGCGCACTCGGACGTCGTGCTGGACGCGTTGTCCAGCCGGTACGGCGTCACCGTCGACACCGTCGAGCTACGCGTGCCGCTGCGGGAGACGTTCCTCGGGCCGGCCAAGGGGCACGGGCGGCATGTGAAACAGTCCGGTGGCCACGGTCAATACGCCGTCTGCGACATCGAGGTCGCGCCGCTGCCTCAGGGCGGCGGGTTCGAGTTCGTCGACAAGGTGGTCGGCGGGGCGGTGCCGCGGCAGTTCATCCCGAGTGTCGAGAAGGGCGTCCGGGCGCAGATGGAGAAGGGCGTCGCGGCCGGGTACCCGATGGTCGACATCCGGGTCACGTTGCTGGACGGGAAGTCGCACAGTGTCGACTCGTCCGACATGGCGTTCCAGATGGCCGGCGGGCTCGCGTTGCGCGAGGCCGCGGCGGCATCTCGGGTGGCGATGCTCGAGCCTGTCGACCTGGTGTCGGTCCTGGTGCCCGACGACCTGGTCGGCGCGGTGATGAGCGACCTGTCCGGACGGCGCGGGCGGCTGCTCGGCACGGACAAGGTCGGCGACGACAAGACGCTGGTGAAGGCCGAAGTACCGCAGGTGGAGATCACTCGCTACACGATCGATCTGCGGTCCTTGTCGCACGGAGCGGCGACCTTCAGCCGGGAGTTCTCCAGGTACGAGGCGATGCCGGATTCGGTGGCGTCCAAACTCAAATGA